The following coding sequences are from one Nicotiana tabacum cultivar K326 chromosome 1, ASM71507v2, whole genome shotgun sequence window:
- the LOC107760610 gene encoding pectinesterase inhibitor 9-like → MEKLNLCLLILVLSIFSVKCAAESTSRLHPRTKTFVELQCRRTRYPKLCITSLANHVNSTSQDPQEIAQVALKVSLVRAVYTKYYLMKVCKELNQTKVKDNQGVYDCFEQISNGVSQLTNSVKELQHLSLDGERAFVWHQSNVQTWLSTVLTDAFNCLDGMNSGYSMGGVVRATIKAKVLNVAQVTSNALALFNGFADRHKASHHDGYGKNKP, encoded by the coding sequence ATGGAGAAACTCAACCTTTGCCTTCTGATTCTTGTCCTATCGATATTCTCCGTTAAGTGTGCAGCGGAGAGTACCAGTCGTTTACATCCTCGTACTAAGACTTTTGTAGAGTTACAGTGCAGGCGAACTCGTTATCCAAAACTATGCATAACTTCTCTAGCCAACCATGTAAATTCTACTTCACAAGATCCTCAAGAAATAGCTCAAGTTGCTTTGAAGGTAAGTTTAGTTAGGGCTGTATATACAAAGTACTACCTCATGAAGGTATGCAAAGAACTTAATCAAACCAAAGTTAAGGATAATCAAGGAGTCTACGATTGTTTCGAACAAATCTCCAATGGAGTTTCTCAGCTTACAAATTCTGTTAAAGAGCTTCAACATTTGAGTTTAGATGGTGAAAGGGCGTTTGTATGGCATCAAAGTAATGTTCAAACTTGGCTTAGTACAGTTTTGACTGATGCATTCAATTGCTTGGATGGGATGAATTCTGGGTATTCAATGGGCGGTGTAGTGAGGGCTACTATTAAAGCTAAGGTTCTTAATGTTGCACAAGTTACAAGCAATGCTTTGGCTTTGTTTAATGGATTTGCGGATAGGCATAAGGCTTCTCATCATGATGGCTATGGCAAAAACAAACCCTAA